A window of Devosia chinhatensis genomic DNA:
TCGTCAAGCCCGGCTCGCCCTGGCTGCGCGGCCTGTCCGACAGCCCGATGATCCCGGTCTCGCGCTACAATGACATCGACCGCGCCAGCATCGGCGACGATCTCGACGTGCTGATCGACAATGCCGATCTCGGGCTCTGCATGCTCGAACGCAAGGATGGACGCGCGGTCTATTTCCTCAATCACCTGGAATATGACAACCGCTCGCTGGCCGACGAATATGAGCGCGACATCGCCGCTGGCCTCGACACGCCGCCGCCCGCCAATCTCTTCCCCGATGGCGACACCAGCCAGGAGCCGGAAAACCGCTGGCGCAGCCACGCCCATCTGCTGTTCCAGAACTGGATCAACGAGATCTACCAGACCACGCCCTATAGACTGGACGAGATCGGAAACTAAAAAAGGGGCCCTGCTGGGCCCCTTCCTATTGGCATTCCACCGGATCAGACGGCGATCTTGCCGCCACCCTGCTTGGTGACGACGACTACCGACGGGCGGGTCGGCATGGCATCGTCGAAATCAGGCCAGCGGGTGGAGAGGTCCTCGTAGTAGGACGGACGGCCGAAGCCTTCCCAGTCGTCGCCGCCATCGGCCGGGTGCTGCACGGCGAGGAACAGCGTTTCGCCATCCTCAGTAAAGACCGGGCCGCACATTTCAGCGCCCACCGGCACGCGGAAGAAGAGCTTGGACGTCGCGCGGGCATCGCCCTCGGTATCCACGGCCCAAAGGCCATCGGTACGACCCGTGCCGGACGGGCTGTTGCCATCGGTGGACACCCACAGGCGCCCATCGCTGTCCACGGCGCAATTGTCCGGCATGCCGAACCAGCCATTGGCGGTGGTGTCGGTCGAGAAGGTGGCGCCGACTTCAGCGATGGACGGGTCACCGCATTTAAGCAGGATTTCCCAGCTGCCGGTCTCGGCAGCGAAGTCGCCATCCGCCTCGGCGATTTCGATGATATGACCGAAGGCATTCTTGGCCGTCGGGTTGGCGGCATCGACCTGGTCCGCCTCGCGGCGGGTATTGTTGGTCAGCATGACATAGACCTTGCCATTGCTGGCATTGGGTTCGATGTCCTCGGGGCGATCCATCTTGGTGGCGCCGAGCAGGTCGGCGGCGCGGCGCGTTTCAATGACGACGTCGGCCTGGCTGGCAAAGCCGTTATCTTCCGTCAGCGGACCCTGGCCGTGAACCAGCGGCATCCACTCCATGGAGCCGTCTTCTGCGAAGCGGGCGACATAGAGCGTGCCCTCGTCCAGCAGGTCCATATTGGCCGCACGATCATCGGGATTGTAGGTGCCCGACGTCACGAACTTATAAACATAGTCGAAGCGCTCGTCGTCGCCGAGATAGAAGACGACGCGGCCATCCTTGCTGACGATGGATTCCGCGCCTTCATGCTTGAAGCGGCCCAGCGCCGTGCGCTTCTTGGGCACCGAGTTCGGGTCCATCGGGTCGACTTCGACGATATAGCCGAAGCGGTTGGGCTCGTTGGGCTCCTTGGAGACGTCGAAGCGATCGTAATGCGCGGCCCATTCATAGGAGCCTTCCGGAATGCCCAGGCGGTCATAGTTGGCAGCCTCGGGATGATCGGACGGCAACTCGCCGCCGAAATAGCCGTGGATGTTTTCCTCGGCCATGATGTAGGTGCCCCAGGGCGTGACGCCGCCGGCGCAATTGTTGATCGTGCCGAATACCTTGGTTCCGGTCGCATCGGCATTGGTCTTGAGCCGGTCATGGCCGGCGGCCGGGCCGGTCAGCTGCATCTCGGTTTCCGCGGTGATGCGGCGATTGTACTGGCCGTCCTTGACCACCTGCCACTTGCCGTCGACCTTCTCGATCTCAACGATCGTGCCGCCATGGGCCATCAGCTCGATATCGACCTGCTCCTTGGTGAGCGCATTCATGGTGATCTCGCCTTCGGCAAGGGTCACCAGGCCCGGAAACATCAGGTGCGGATTGGTATATTCGTGGTTGACCACGAGCAGGCCGTGTTCGTCCGAGCCATCGAGCGGGATATAGCCGACATAGTCGTTATTGTAGCCGAACTGGCGCGCCTGGGCGGCCGCGCTCTGGTTGGCCGGGTCGAATTCGGGCGCATCGGGGAAGAGGCCATCGCCCCAGCGCAGCAGCACATCGGCGTCATAGCCTTCGGCGACGTGATGGGTTTCATCCACGCCGGCTTCGACTTCATTGAAGGAGAAAGCCGAATTGCCGGCAGCCTTGGCGTCGCCTGCGGTCAGGATCGCCAGCGGGCTGACCGTGGCGGCGATGGCCGAAACGGCCAGCGAGCCCTTGAGAAAACCGCGGCGGGAAAAGCGGGCGCTGATCAGCTCGCCCATCGTGGGATTGCCGGACGTATTCCGCGGCGCCGCATCGGCAGCCTCCAGCTGGGACGTCTTGAAGATCGGGGTTTGGTCGTTCATCGGGTGCTCCTCACAGCAACCGCCTGTCGGGGCGGACCGGGAGGGCTTAAGCGCTGCGCCTGACGTCCCGGTAACAACGCAATGACAATTGGATGACGGCGCGCCGCTCTTGCATTGCCGGGACGAGCCCCTACCTTGCATGAACAAGAGGGATTCCGCCTTGC
This region includes:
- a CDS encoding PhoX family protein → MNDQTPIFKTSQLEAADAAPRNTSGNPTMGELISARFSRRGFLKGSLAVSAIAATVSPLAILTAGDAKAAGNSAFSFNEVEAGVDETHHVAEGYDADVLLRWGDGLFPDAPEFDPANQSAAAQARQFGYNNDYVGYIPLDGSDEHGLLVVNHEYTNPHLMFPGLVTLAEGEITMNALTKEQVDIELMAHGGTIVEIEKVDGKWQVVKDGQYNRRITAETEMQLTGPAAGHDRLKTNADATGTKVFGTINNCAGGVTPWGTYIMAEENIHGYFGGELPSDHPEAANYDRLGIPEGSYEWAAHYDRFDVSKEPNEPNRFGYIVEVDPMDPNSVPKKRTALGRFKHEGAESIVSKDGRVVFYLGDDERFDYVYKFVTSGTYNPDDRAANMDLLDEGTLYVARFAEDGSMEWMPLVHGQGPLTEDNGFASQADVVIETRRAADLLGATKMDRPEDIEPNASNGKVYVMLTNNTRREADQVDAANPTAKNAFGHIIEIAEADGDFAAETGSWEILLKCGDPSIAEVGATFSTDTTANGWFGMPDNCAVDSDGRLWVSTDGNSPSGTGRTDGLWAVDTEGDARATSKLFFRVPVGAEMCGPVFTEDGETLFLAVQHPADGGDDWEGFGRPSYYEDLSTRWPDFDDAMPTRPSVVVVTKQGGGKIAV